The Labrus mixtus chromosome 16, fLabMix1.1, whole genome shotgun sequence genome window below encodes:
- the abcf1 gene encoding ATP-binding cassette sub-family F member 1, translated as MPKKSKEEAEWVGDEAAPAAVEKTVKKGKGAKKGKKSFFEELATESKDEKMEEASVKESHSKQPQKKKKDRRKAKAADDDDDDEDVMLKLKKLSVQASDEDDEDEESVIVPSRGNKKKKGGNIFAALSQSGDEEEEGDEDEKPVKKEVEKAKKKDKPKPKKVKALSDEEEEKEKEDEEKSSQKTTTEVKSKSPENDAVEEKPKKPKKEQQKKVKPVERKPSEDEEEEEEEEEEDSDGGDMMMSAEDALAEQSKQQEDDPFANLSKKEKKKKKKMMEYERQVASVRAQNALEGDFSISQAEMSSRQAMLENASDIKLEKFSISAHGKELFVNADLLIVAGRRYGLVGPNGKGKTTLLKHIANRALSIPPNIDVLLCEQEVVADDTPAVQAVLKADTRRLKLLEEEKRLQIRLERGEDCVAERLDKVYEELRAIGAAAAEAKARRILAGLSFTPEMQNRPTKRFSGGWRMRVSLARALFMEPTLLMLDEPTNHLDLNAVIWLNNYLQGWKKTLLIVSHDQSFLDEVCTDIIHLDYQKLFYYRGNYLTFKKMYVQKQKEQQKQYDKQEKKLKELKAGGKSTKQAEKQTKEALTRKQQKGKKKGPQEEESQDATELLKRPKEYTVKFTFPNPPPLSPPILGLHSVDFCYDAQKPLFKNVDFGIDMDSRICIVGPNGVGKSTLLLLLTGKLNPTKGEMRKNHRLKVGFFNQQYADQLNMEETATEYLMRNFNLPYQDGRKCLGRFGLESHAHTIQISKLSGGQKARVVFAELSCRQPDVLILDEPTNNLDIESIDALSEAINEYKGAVIIVSHDARLITETQCTMWVVEDRSINQIDGDFDDYKREVLESLGETMINKVNP; from the exons ATGCCGAAGAAGAGCAAAGAAGAAGCGGAATGGGTGGGCGATGAAGCGGCTCCTGCGGCCG TTGAGAAGACGGTGAAGAAAGGGAAGGGTGCAAAGAAAGGCAAAAAGAGT TTCTTTGAGGAGCTGGCCACGGAGAGTAAagatgaaaagatggaggaggcgtCTGTGAAGGAATCCCACAGTAAACAG cctcagaaaaagaagaaagaccGGCGGAAAGCAAAAGCAGCAGAcgatgatgacgacgacgaGGATGTCATGCTGAAGCTGAAGAAGCTCTCAGTTCAGGCCAGTGATGAGGACGACGAGGACGAAGAGTCAG TCATCGTCCCGAGCAGAggcaacaagaagaaaaag gggGGAAACATCTTTGCAGCTCTCAGTCAGAgtggtgatgaagaggaggagggtgatgaAGACGAGAAACCAgttaaaaag GAGGTtgagaaagcaaagaaaaaagacaaaccaaAGCCCAAGAAAGTGAAG gctctgtctgatgaagaggaggagaaggagaaggaggatgaagagaagagTTCACAGAAGACGACGACAGAGGTTAAATCGAAG tctCCAGAGAACGATGCTGTAGAGGAGAAGCCCAAGAAGCCGAAGAAGGAACAGCAGAAG aaagTGAAGCCTGTCGAAAGAAAACCcagtgaggatgaagaggaggaggaggaggaggaggaggaggacagtgaTGGAGGAGACATGATGATG AGTGCTGAGGATGCGTTAGCTGAACAGTCAAAGCAGCAGGAAGACGACCCGTTCGCCAACCTCagcaagaaggagaagaagaagaaaaagaagatg ATGGAGTATGAACGTCAGGTGGCCAGTGTTCGTGCTCAGAACGCTCTGGAAGGAGACTTCTCCATCTCTCAGGCTGAGATGTCGTCCAGACAGGCCATGCTGGAGAACGCCTCCGACATTAAG TTGGAGAAGTTCAGTATTTCTGCTCATGGTAAAGAGCTGTTTGTCAACGCCGACCTTCTGATTGTGGCCGGGAGAAGATACGGTCTGGTCGGACCCaacgg TAAAGGGAAAACCACGTTACTGAAGCACATCGCCAACAGAGCGCTCAGTATCCCTCCAAATATCGACGTGCTGCTGTGTGAGCAAG AGGTGGTCGCTGACGACACTCCGGCGGTGCAGGCGGTGTTGAAGGCCGACACTCGGCGTCTGAAGcttctggaggaggagaaacgtCTGCAGATTCGTCTGgagcgaggagaggactgtGTGGCTGAGAGGCTGGATAAG GTGTACGAGGAGCTCAGGGCCATCGGGGCCGCTGCGGCGGAGGCTAAAGCTCGTAGGATCCTGGCTGGTCTGTCGTTCACCCCCGAGATGCAGAACAGACCCACCAAGAGGTTCTCTGGAGGCTGGAGGATGAGGGTCTCTCTGGCCAG AGCTCTGTTCATGGAGCCCACCCTGCTGATGCTGGATGAACCCACCAACCACCTGGACCTGAACGCCGTCATCTGGCTCAACAA CTACCTTCAGGGCTGGAAGAAAACTCTCCTCATAGTTTCTCACGACCAGAGTTTCCTGGACGAAGTTTGCACGGACATCATCCATTTAGACTACCAGAAGCTCTTCTACTACAGAGGGAACTACT tgaccTTTAAGAAGATGTACGTTCAGAAACAGAAGGAGCAGCAGAAACAGTACGACAAACAGGAGAAGAAACTCAAAGAGCTGAAGGCAGGGGGCAAATCCACCAAACAGGCT GAGAAGCAGACAAAGGAGGCTCTGACCAGGAAGCAGCAGAAGGGGAAGAAGAAAGGacctcaggaggaggagagccaggacgccacagagctgctgaagaGACCGAAAGAGTACACCGTCAAGTTCACCTTCCCCAATCCCCCACCTCTGTCGCCCCCCATACTCGGCCTGCACA GTGTGGACTTCTGCTACGACGCTCAGAAACCGCTCTTCAAAAACGTCGACTTTGGAATCGACATGGACTCCAGGA TCTGTATTGTGGGTCCTAACGGGGTGGGGAAGAgtactctgctgctgctgctcactggGAAACTAAACCCT actaAAGGAGAGATGAGGAAGAATCATCGTCTG aaagTGGGCTTCTTTAACCAGCAGTACGCAGACCAGCTGAACATGGAGGAGACCGCCACTGAGTACCTGATGAGGAACTTCAACCTCCCCTATCAGGACGGCAGGAAGTGTCTAGGCAGGTTTGGACTGGAGAGCCACGCCCACACCATCCAGATCTCCAAACTCTCAG GAGGTCAGAAGGCTCGAGTTGTGTTCGCTGAACTTTCCTGTCGTCAGCCCGATGTTCTCATCCTG GATGAACCCACCAACAATCTGGACATCGAGTCGATCGACGCCCTCTCAGAGGCCATCAACGAATACAAAGGAG cggTTATCATCGTGAGTCACGACGCTCGGCTCATCACAGAGACTCAGTGTACGATGTGGGTGGTGGAGGACCGCAGCATCAACCAGATCGATGGAGACTTCGACGACTACAAGAGGGAGGTGCTGGAGTCGCTGGGAGAGACCATGATCAACAAGGTCAACCCCTGA